ATGACCATGGAGCACAACACCAGAATATACAGCAGGAGCTGGATTACCCGCTTCAGGATTCCTCCAGCTTTGCGCACGGCCAGCAAGGACAGCAGCAAGATTGCGAAGTTAATGGATGTGACCAGGATCAGCTCCAGAAAACCGCTCCGCGCATAGTCCGCATACGTACTGTTCTCCGGCAGAATCCCGTCCCAGGCCCCGAACAGATAAGAGAACTGGACACTCACAAACAGCATGTACACCGCATTGATTGCGGTCAGCACGGTAGTGATAATGACGGGATCATCAAGACCGATCCCCTCGTCCCCTGCTTCAGCCGCTTCCAGCTTCTGCCCCATCGCATCAAACTCACTGGCCAGAGGAGTGCGGATATAGGATTTACTCTGCACGAACCCCCAGACGAAGCCGAACATGCCCAGCCCGAGCAGCAGAACCCACAGGCCCCGGAAGACCCAGTCCCCCAGCGATATATTGTCAAAAATCCCCGGGAGTGCGGCCAGCAGCTTACTGAATACTCCGTCCGCCGTAGAGAGCAGCGAGATCACGATCAGCAGCAGCGGCACCGAAATCAGCAGGCCGATCAGCACCCGCATCAATACCTGCTTGCGTTCATTCGCCATCCCGCCTTTACCCCGGCGCAGCAGCCTCAGTGCCGTAGCCCAGTTGCGCAGACTTTGCGGGAACAGATGCTCAAGGGCCGCGCCGATCAGTGCGAGTCCGCTCCAGGCGGGCTTACGGTAACTAAGCATATACGTCATATGTAATAGAATGAGCGCCGGAATAACAACGAAGTTAAGCGCAAAGAAAAACCAGTTACCGAACAGCATATAGGTCAGGGACAACAGAAATATGGACACCATCCAAACATAGCTGAACCAGTTCTGCTTGCGCAGCCGCTCCTTGGCAAAATAGAGCATAAAGGCATAAAATAAGACCACAAAAATCGGGTATGAGATCCCCGGCATTTTGCCGTAGAAGAGGTACTGATGCACAACTGCAAGCAGAAATGCGGCCAATAAGGCTACACGCCCAAGCCCCGGTTTGGATACCGTTTGTTCGTCCATGGTAAATTCCCCCATCTTTTTACTGTCATACCCTGATTCTAGCTGATAAAATAAGAAGAAAAAGAGAAATATATTATGATTAATTTCTTATTTTATAGATGAGGCAGGAGGAGAATGTCCCACATGAAGCTGCATAGTCAATTCCTGAAGCTGCATTCGCAGCATGGAGGTCCGTCTGAGATCTCTGTCACCCTGGACGAGCTAGCCCTGACCCTTGGCTGCACCCACCGTAATGCATTGCATGTGATCCGCAAAATGGCCGATCTCGGCTGGATCACCTGGACTCCCAGCCGGGGCCGGGGGCGGCGCTCCAAGCTGGTGTTCCTCGCGGCGGCCGAGGACATTGCCCTGGAATCCATGAAGCAGGCGATAAGCAGTAAGGATATCAGCAGCGCCCTGGAGGGCATCCGCGGACATGCCCGCACCTCATCGCTGCAGGACACACTGCAAGGCTGGCTGCTGACTTACTTCGGGCATCATGCCGAGGTGCACAGCGACAAGCGGATCGATACGCTGCGGCTGCCGGTCACCCAGCAGCTCCATACCTTCGATCCGCTCTATATGAATTTGCTGGCGGAGTCGTTTGTCTCGAGCCATGTTTTTGACGGACTGGTCGGTCGCAGCGGTGAACGCGGTAAGGTGATCCCCGGCCTGGCCCATGCCTGGGAGACAGACGGGAGCCGGAGCGCCTGGACTTTTCATCTGCGCAAGGAGGTCTTATTCCATCATGGCAAGGTACTGACCGCCGAGGATGTTGTCTACTCGTTCGAACGGATGATGTCTACCTCGCAGCGCATGCTATACAGTTATATTGTCAAGGAGATTCAGGAGGTCCAGGCCTTGAATGCCTCAACTGTCCGTATTCTGCTGAAGAAGCCGAACGAACTCTTCCTTCCCTTCCTCTGCACCAGCCGGGCGGCGATTGTGCCCCGCGATCTGGAGTCCATTGGAGAGAATCTGTTTGGACGCCGGCCGGCGGGCACCGGTCCGTTCAAGGTCGTGGAGATGAACGAGGACACCTGTGTGCTGGAGGTGTTCCCTTATTACTTCCAGGGGCGGGCCCATCTGGACCGTGTGGAGATTATCTATGTCCCGTGGAGCCTGGACCGGGAGTCCTCAGAGACCGGCTCTGCCTTCCATATCATTCCGAATCCGTCCACAGCGGGCGCAGACTCTCTAAGCAGAATCCACTCTGAGTCCTATGTCCGTAAATTCGTAACCTGCAACACGAAGAAAAAGGGACCGCTAAGCGATCCCCTTCTCCGTGCCGAGCTGCTGTCCTGTCTGCATGAAGCTCCGAGAGTGCCCTTCCGGCATTTCGCAGCGCCTCCGGCTGAAGCCTTGCAGATTGCCACGATTCCGCAATATGCCGGGGATGCCGAATACATCGCCGCAAGACTAAGGCAGCACGGATATTCCTGCAAGGTGTTATCCGTGTCGCCGGAGGAATTCAAAGGCCCGATACGCCTGAAGTCCGACCTGATCGTCTTCTCGCTTCTCCGCGACCAGGACGAACAGCTCCGGCTCTACGATCTGTATCTGACCCTCTCGCAGCACATCGAACCACGCACCCGTGCGGGCATCGAGGGCAGGCTGCGCCAGATCTCGCTGGAGCCTGACGCCGCCGTCCGGGCGGAAGGCTTCCGGGTGATTGAGGAGACTCTAACCCGTGACCACCAGCTGCATATTCTATACGAACGGCCTGCCGAGACCGCCTATCTGCCCTCCGTGCGCGGAGTGACCTTCAACAGCCAGGGCTGGGTCGATCTGCGCCATCTGTGGTTTCCGCCGGAGCTGTAAGCGTGGTCTGGACGGGAGCGGATCAGATACGTTGCATGGAAGCGGAGACTTCCGGCAGCACATACGGATGGACAGACCCTACGCTCTGCCGGGCAGATACTCCGCCAGCCCCCGGCCGATCAGATTAGGCGAGACCGGCTTCCGGCCAAGTTCCCTTGACCAGATGGAGAGCTGGCCGATATGATGGATCTCATGGGCGATAATATGGCGTATTACTTCGCCCCAGGTATGCTGGGCAACCTGTCCATCCGGCCGCTCATCCCTTAGCTTCCTCTGCTCCAGTCCCTCATTCCAGGCCACTACGAAGGACTCTACCTCCGGCCGGAAGCGCGCGTCGACCTCTCTGATTTTCTGCAAAGTATTGTACTCCATGAAGTCTAAACGGATATCCGGCTTACCTTCCATCTCCCGGACCCAGCTTAATTCCACATCCACTATATGCACCAGTGTCTGCAGGATTCCACCCACCCCGCCAATGCGTGTCTTCACCAGTTCTTCCTCCGGCAGCTGCCCGCACCATTGATACCATTCCTCGCGGACCAGCCAGCTATAGCGAAACAAGGTTTGCATGGTTGGCCTTCACCTCCGCTTCTTTTTGCTTTTTGTTAAATTCTCTAGTGCCTCTTATATACCTTTATACCTTACCCTTTTCTGCGCCGGATGCTATAAAATCTCATCGCTGTGGGAACGCCCTTGATTTCCAGCACCCCGCTGTAGATCAGTTCTCTCACCCTATGCTCGAAATAAGCCTCACCGACATACTGGTCACAGTATCCGATCGCTTCTCCGACCAGCCGGGCTGATTTCAGGAATCCTTCATCCCCTGTCGGTGGCTGAAGCGAGTCCAGCTTCTCCAGCAGATAGCTGTCGTAGTAATCAGCGGGCACTTCCAGCAGGGCATCCTCCTGCCAGATTCGCAGTACGCCGGACTGCCCTGAAATCGTCAGCCAATCCTGAGACAACCGTGCATTATCCGCAGCAGTCAGCCTGCTGCCCTCATCGATCCGTAGAAGCGCTTCCCTAAGCTTGTCTGACGGAATCTCACCGGAATGACAATAGTTTATAAAAGCATGCGGCCGGTTGAACAACTGCTCACAGATAGCTCCGGCGTCAAGCACGATGATCTCATTCTGTCTGTTCCCCAGCAGATGAACCGCAAGACGCAGCCCCGCCTGCTCGGAGGCATTACTCCCGGTCCAGATTATAATCTTGGCCTGCCCAGGAATCTGCTCCAGGTTGTCGAGCAGCTCCGTATACTCTCTTTCACATTCATCAGAGACCGTAAAGTATTCTTGGATATGCTGGCGGAACCAGTCGCCACGCAATTTCCTTCCCGCTGGCGTATCCAACTGATCCAGCGGACCTATAGCATAATTCTCCCGCAGAATAATTAGCTTATGGGTATCCGTCCAACCAAATTCTTTAAGCACCTGCTTCACACTACCCCCGAAAGAGTCACCGCAGAGGATGTGGACATGGGTACTGTCAGGAGCAGGGTCCCAGAAGGCACGCTGTGCCGGAAGACTCATCAATGATGAGTACTGTTCAATCAATGCGGCAACCGGATCCGCCATATGCTCCTCCAGAGGTCTCTCCAGTTGCCCAGACTGCTCCTTCAACTCGCTTATTCCCGCCAAAATCCGCGTCAAGTACTGCTTTACTTCCTCATCCCTGAGCGTACTTACTGCCTTTTTGATCGCCAGCATGTCCTTCAACGGATTCACCTCTGATTCAAAATCGAAATTCAAACTAATTCCCGGAGGGATCGAGCAGGCGCCCTTTTACAAGCAAATAAGCAGGCGTACTCGGTGTTTCGGTTTTAACGGTAACCTCAATCGTTCCATCCTTACGGACAGCCGGTCTTTCCCGCTTCTGCGCCGGCAACTGAATCAATTGATCATCATAAAGTATATACGCCGCCACATCCGCCGCCCCTTCAGGAACATCCTTACCTGTAATATTCTTCGCCTTCACCGTGAAGCTGCCTTTTGCAGGGTCAAAGGTGTAAGACACTGGCCGGAACGCATCGTCGCTAATGATCGTCCCCGGTGGGGAAGTGAAGGGGCCCTTCTCAGTGTCCTCCAAAGATAGCTTGATCATATCCGTCTGCATCAGGGTTTCACCAGTCAGCGTGTAGAGCTGATTTGCCTGATCCCATTTGTTCACAATACCCAGACGTCCGGCAAGCACACTGACCGGAATGAACATCGAATTTTGTTCCATTACCGGAACCGTATCCATCGACCCGGCAACCCCGTTAACCGAAACAGCTTTGGAACCAATAGTGAACTTAACCGTTACACTATCCTTTTCGATGGCAGCCGTCCTAGCCTTGGCATCATAGCTGACCTTCGCCCCCATCAGCTCGCTAATGGAGCGAAGCGGAATCATCGTCCGGTAGTTGGCATCCACATATGGCGCCTTCGGTGCCGTATAGAGCACATAATAATCGTTGATTTTCAGCAGCGCAGGATATTTCTTAGCCGCCGCCTCGACTTTCCCCGGATTCCCCCCCGTGAACATAGCGAAGCTCAATCCCGCAGCAAATAAGGCTGTCAGCAATTTTTTACCTGTCTTCATCCCAAACATCCTCTCTTTTCCTCTACTTCATATATTTTTATCATCTTTCTTATTACTCCAAATCCCCGCATCAGTTGCGCCTCTCTACTAAAATCTAACAAAATGCCCAGGGATGCAGTGTCATTTTCGTGACATGCCTTTTCTCAGCTTGAACACGTAAAAGCCATTTGAATACTTACTTTATCTATTTATAATTAGAGTGAAGTTAATGCAAAGGAGATTATTATTATGAGCTATGCCAAAGTGCAAGGGGATGAAGGAGAATTATGCTAAAGTCGTCCAGAATTTACACACCGCTCAATGATCCCTCCAGCGAGGAGATAAAGGACCGTCTAAAAAGAAATGACGCCGCTGATCTTCTGACGCTCCCTCTTTCTGTCGGTGAATACCATTCGAACTGGAAGTTCGCCCAAGATACTTGTGCCCAGCTTGCGGATCATGAGTCTGCTGCTATTCGTGCTAATGCCGTTTTGGGATTTGCATACATCGCCCGGACGAAAGGACAGTTAGAGAAACACATCGTTAAACCCCTCGTCCTGAGAGAGCTTCGTGAGAATAAAGAATATGAATGGAGAATTCTAGATTCTATCGAGGATATTAATTTATTCATGAAGTGGAACATAGGAAATAGAATTAATTACGAATGCGGGGACGTACATATTGGGTGTTAATACAAAGGGAAGAAGAAAGTTCGTTCATGGCGAAAAGAGTTATTTAATGAAGAAAAACAGCAGCATTCTCTGCGTAGTTCCCT
The window above is part of the Paenibacillus sp. FSL H8-0048 genome. Proteins encoded here:
- a CDS encoding DinB family protein; its protein translation is MQTLFRYSWLVREEWYQWCGQLPEEELVKTRIGGVGGILQTLVHIVDVELSWVREMEGKPDIRLDFMEYNTLQKIREVDARFRPEVESFVVAWNEGLEQRKLRDERPDGQVAQHTWGEVIRHIIAHEIHHIGQLSIWSRELGRKPVSPNLIGRGLAEYLPGRA
- a CDS encoding DUF1835 domain-containing protein; translation: MLAIKKAVSTLRDEEVKQYLTRILAGISELKEQSGQLERPLEEHMADPVAALIEQYSSLMSLPAQRAFWDPAPDSTHVHILCGDSFGGSVKQVLKEFGWTDTHKLIILRENYAIGPLDQLDTPAGRKLRGDWFRQHIQEYFTVSDECEREYTELLDNLEQIPGQAKIIIWTGSNASEQAGLRLAVHLLGNRQNEIIVLDAGAICEQLFNRPHAFINYCHSGEIPSDKLREALLRIDEGSRLTAADNARLSQDWLTISGQSGVLRIWQEDALLEVPADYYDSYLLEKLDSLQPPTGDEGFLKSARLVGEAIGYCDQYVGEAYFEHRVRELIYSGVLEIKGVPTAMRFYSIRRRKG
- a CDS encoding ABC transporter substrate-binding protein, translated to MKLHSQFLKLHSQHGGPSEISVTLDELALTLGCTHRNALHVIRKMADLGWITWTPSRGRGRRSKLVFLAAAEDIALESMKQAISSKDISSALEGIRGHARTSSLQDTLQGWLLTYFGHHAEVHSDKRIDTLRLPVTQQLHTFDPLYMNLLAESFVSSHVFDGLVGRSGERGKVIPGLAHAWETDGSRSAWTFHLRKEVLFHHGKVLTAEDVVYSFERMMSTSQRMLYSYIVKEIQEVQALNASTVRILLKKPNELFLPFLCTSRAAIVPRDLESIGENLFGRRPAGTGPFKVVEMNEDTCVLEVFPYYFQGRAHLDRVEIIYVPWSLDRESSETGSAFHIIPNPSTAGADSLSRIHSESYVRKFVTCNTKKKGPLSDPLLRAELLSCLHEAPRVPFRHFAAPPAEALQIATIPQYAGDAEYIAARLRQHGYSCKVLSVSPEEFKGPIRLKSDLIVFSLLRDQDEQLRLYDLYLTLSQHIEPRTRAGIEGRLRQISLEPDAAVRAEGFRVIEETLTRDHQLHILYERPAETAYLPSVRGVTFNSQGWVDLRHLWFPPEL
- a CDS encoding copper amine oxidase N-terminal domain-containing protein; this translates as MKTGKKLLTALFAAGLSFAMFTGGNPGKVEAAAKKYPALLKINDYYVLYTAPKAPYVDANYRTMIPLRSISELMGAKVSYDAKARTAAIEKDSVTVKFTIGSKAVSVNGVAGSMDTVPVMEQNSMFIPVSVLAGRLGIVNKWDQANQLYTLTGETLMQTDMIKLSLEDTEKGPFTSPPGTIISDDAFRPVSYTFDPAKGSFTVKAKNITGKDVPEGAADVAAYILYDDQLIQLPAQKRERPAVRKDGTIEVTVKTETPSTPAYLLVKGRLLDPSGN
- a CDS encoding DUF4153 domain-containing protein — its product is MDEQTVSKPGLGRVALLAAFLLAVVHQYLFYGKMPGISYPIFVVLFYAFMLYFAKERLRKQNWFSYVWMVSIFLLSLTYMLFGNWFFFALNFVVIPALILLHMTYMLSYRKPAWSGLALIGAALEHLFPQSLRNWATALRLLRRGKGGMANERKQVLMRVLIGLLISVPLLLIVISLLSTADGVFSKLLAALPGIFDNISLGDWVFRGLWVLLLGLGMFGFVWGFVQSKSYIRTPLASEFDAMGQKLEAAEAGDEGIGLDDPVIITTVLTAINAVYMLFVSVQFSYLFGAWDGILPENSTYADYARSGFLELILVTSINFAILLLSLLAVRKAGGILKRVIQLLLYILVLCSMVMLYSAYSRLTLYEEAYGYTYIRFLVHAFMIFLGLLLVLAAVRISRDPFPLLKCYIVLGLLSYVLMNYVGMDLIIAKQNIQRYAASGTLDAGHLAGLSADVVPELIEFSKQEKGILDEALRSRLSDRTQPKQSWPSFNLANHRERKALEDYFAGELMQK